In Crinalium epipsammum PCC 9333, the following are encoded in one genomic region:
- the moaC gene encoding cyclic pyranopterin monophosphate synthase MoaC has translation MTQNNLEISQNHQLTHLDAQGEARMVDVSNKQSTKRQAVAVGHVRMSQPTFETIQAGNAPKGDVLGTARIAGIMAAKQTSQLIPLCHPLPIQKVEVQITPDTELPGYQIQASVTTIAETGVEMEALTAVSVAALTLYDMAKALEKSIQIESIRLLSKTGGKSGDYQRQE, from the coding sequence ATGACGCAAAATAATTTAGAAATTTCTCAAAATCACCAACTAACACATCTTGATGCCCAAGGTGAGGCGCGGATGGTAGACGTATCTAATAAGCAGTCAACCAAGCGTCAAGCAGTTGCAGTAGGTCATGTAAGGATGTCTCAGCCAACGTTTGAGACAATTCAAGCAGGGAATGCACCTAAAGGTGATGTTTTAGGGACTGCCAGAATTGCGGGAATTATGGCAGCAAAGCAAACCTCCCAATTAATACCCCTGTGTCATCCCTTACCTATTCAAAAAGTAGAAGTGCAAATTACCCCCGATACTGAATTACCTGGATACCAAATTCAAGCATCTGTCACAACCATTGCAGAAACAGGGGTAGAAATGGAAGCATTAACAGCCGTATCTGTTGCTGCGCTGACGCTATATGACATGGCAAAAGCTTTAGAAAAATCAATTCAAATAGAATCAATTCGTCTTTTGAGTAAAACTGGCGGAAAATCAGGGGATTATCAAAGGCAGGAGTAA
- a CDS encoding MFS transporter — MKVFWQLEAPQRRSLLILFAAGLFFWSSMGSLLPTLPAYVSDVGGTPQQVGIVMGSFAIGLLVFRPWLGRMVDQRSRKLVLLIGAVVAAIAPLCYLFVKSIPLLIAIRIFHGISIAAWTTAYNALVVDISPISYRGELIGYMSLVTPIGIAIGPAVGGLLQGAFGYQPLFLFAGGLGMLAFLGGNQIHEPKIEHKPDTSLQSSTQQNSRKFWEILVSPPLLVPSLVLLLVGLAFGALSTFVPLFIRETKVDFNAGWFYTSAAISSFSSRLFIGRASDRYGRGLFITASICFYGVAMLLLSYANSPNSFLLAGILEGAGSGTLLPMMIALISDRSSPQERGRVFAVCISGFDLGIAIAGGVLGSVVQYFGYRGIFTISTGLILLALIIFMAISNKNLANSWLFAWGKAPDIYALNYAELEKHAQK, encoded by the coding sequence TTGAAAGTTTTTTGGCAACTTGAAGCGCCGCAGCGCCGTAGTTTACTGATTTTATTTGCTGCTGGCTTATTTTTTTGGTCAAGTATGGGTTCACTATTGCCAACGCTACCAGCTTATGTCTCTGACGTTGGTGGCACACCGCAACAGGTTGGCATTGTCATGGGTTCTTTTGCCATCGGTCTGTTGGTATTTCGTCCTTGGTTAGGTCGCATGGTTGATCAACGTAGCCGTAAGTTGGTTTTACTGATAGGTGCAGTTGTAGCTGCGATCGCGCCCTTGTGTTATCTATTTGTAAAATCAATTCCGCTTTTAATCGCTATCCGAATTTTTCACGGTATCAGTATTGCTGCTTGGACGACTGCTTACAATGCTTTGGTAGTAGATATCTCACCCATTAGCTATCGAGGAGAGTTAATTGGCTATATGAGCCTAGTAACGCCTATTGGTATTGCTATCGGGCCAGCAGTTGGTGGTTTACTACAAGGCGCTTTTGGCTATCAACCTTTGTTTCTGTTTGCTGGTGGGTTGGGAATGTTAGCTTTCTTGGGCGGAAATCAAATACATGAACCCAAAATCGAGCATAAACCTGATACTTCATTGCAATCATCAACTCAACAAAACAGTAGAAAGTTTTGGGAAATTCTGGTTAGTCCGCCATTGCTAGTGCCATCACTTGTACTGCTGCTAGTTGGTTTGGCTTTTGGCGCGTTGAGTACTTTTGTGCCTTTGTTTATTCGAGAAACAAAAGTAGATTTTAATGCTGGCTGGTTTTATACTTCTGCTGCGATCTCTAGTTTTAGCAGTAGATTATTTATTGGTCGTGCTTCTGACCGTTATGGTCGAGGATTATTTATTACAGCTAGTATCTGCTTTTATGGTGTAGCAATGTTGCTTCTATCTTATGCTAATAGCCCCAACAGCTTTTTACTAGCTGGAATTTTAGAAGGCGCAGGGTCAGGAACATTATTGCCCATGATGATTGCCTTAATTTCTGATCGTTCTAGTCCACAGGAACGTGGGCGCGTCTTTGCTGTATGTATTAGTGGGTTTGATTTAGGAATTGCGATCGCCGGAGGAGTTTTAGGTTCAGTTGTTCAATACTTTGGCTACCGAGGCATCTTTACAATTAGTACAGGTCTAATTTTACTAGCCTTAATTATTTTTATGGCTATATCGAATAAAAATCTAGCTAATTCTTGGCTATTTGCCTGGGGCAAAGCTCCTGACATTTATGCCTTAAACTACGCTGAATTGGAAAAACACGCTCAAAAGTAA
- a CDS encoding fasciclin domain-containing protein has translation MADIVDIAVGAGSFNTLVAAVQAAGLVDTLKSPGPFTVFAPNDEAFAKLPPGTITTLLQNIPQLTRILTYHVVPGKLKQEDLAKVDSVISVEGSPIRIDCSDGFEVKNATVLVADIEADNGVIHVIDTVILMG, from the coding sequence ATGGCTGACATTGTTGATATTGCCGTTGGTGCTGGTTCTTTCAATACCTTAGTTGCTGCTGTGCAAGCTGCTGGTTTAGTAGATACCCTAAAAAGTCCTGGCCCTTTTACTGTTTTTGCACCAAATGATGAAGCTTTTGCCAAGCTACCACCAGGAACTATTACAACTTTATTGCAGAATATTCCCCAACTAACAAGGATTTTAACTTATCATGTAGTTCCTGGTAAGTTAAAGCAAGAAGATTTGGCAAAAGTTGATTCTGTAATATCAGTTGAAGGTTCACCAATCAGGATAGATTGTTCTGATGGGTTTGAAGTAAAAAATGCTACTGTTTTAGTGGCAGATATAGAAGCAGATAACGGTGTTATTCACGTTATAGATACAGTAATTTTGATGGGTTGA
- a CDS encoding NADH-quinone oxidoreductase subunit M, whose amino-acid sequence MLSSLIWIPILGAAIVGFLPGNLSASRLRGISLVIGSIILAVTIWILSQFDLSYPGLQLQEYLPWIPQLGLTYNVGIDGLSLPLLALSSLLTWIVIYSSNNIERPRLYYGLILIVNAAVAGAFIAQNLLLFIILYELELIPLYLLINIWGGEKRGYAATKFLLYTAVSGVLILVGFLGTTWLSDSASFDYNAIVTQNLPLRTQLILLTVLLVGFGIKIPLVPLHTWLPDAYTEASPPVAILLGGILAKLGTYGLIRFGLGLFPQTWTIVAPGLAIIGTISVMYGALSAIAQKDIKRMVAYSSIGHMGYVMLGGAAANSLSLVGTISQMVAHGLILALLFHLVGVIESKVGTRDLDVLNGLLNPIRGLPLTTGLLILAGMASAGIPGLVGFISEFIVFQGSYPVFPVLTLLCVVGTGLTAVYFVILLNRTCFGKLDNKAYYPKVNFQERFPALVLAAIIFILGVQPNWLVCWSEATSTAMISAIKPVQEIAINYDK is encoded by the coding sequence ATGCTGAGTAGTTTAATTTGGATACCCATCTTAGGGGCGGCTATTGTCGGATTTTTACCAGGAAATTTAAGTGCTAGTCGGTTACGGGGAATATCATTAGTTATCGGTTCAATTATTTTAGCTGTAACTATCTGGATTCTCAGCCAATTTGACTTATCTTATCCAGGGTTACAACTGCAAGAATATTTACCCTGGATTCCCCAATTAGGATTAACCTATAATGTAGGTATTGATGGGTTATCCTTACCGTTACTAGCTTTAAGTAGCTTACTAACCTGGATTGTTATTTATAGCAGTAATAATATTGAGCGTCCCAGACTTTACTATGGATTAATTTTGATAGTAAATGCTGCGGTAGCAGGCGCTTTTATCGCTCAAAACTTGCTGCTATTCATTATCTTGTATGAACTGGAATTAATTCCCCTGTACTTATTAATTAATATCTGGGGTGGTGAAAAGCGCGGTTATGCAGCTACGAAGTTTCTCCTATATACGGCGGTTTCTGGAGTATTAATTCTCGTAGGATTTCTAGGAACAACTTGGTTAAGCGATTCCGCTAGCTTTGATTACAATGCCATTGTTACTCAAAACTTACCTTTAAGAACACAATTAATCCTACTAACAGTATTGCTGGTAGGTTTCGGAATCAAAATTCCTTTAGTTCCCTTACATACTTGGCTACCAGATGCTTATACTGAAGCTTCTCCACCAGTAGCGATTTTGTTAGGCGGTATTTTAGCTAAATTAGGGACTTATGGATTAATTCGATTTGGTTTAGGGTTATTTCCCCAAACTTGGACAATAGTTGCACCAGGACTCGCAATTATCGGTACGATTAGTGTAATGTATGGTGCGTTGAGTGCGATCGCACAAAAAGATATTAAACGCATGGTTGCATATAGTTCCATTGGTCACATGGGCTATGTCATGCTAGGAGGCGCAGCCGCTAACTCCTTAAGTCTTGTGGGTACAATTTCCCAAATGGTTGCACACGGTTTAATATTAGCCCTACTATTTCACCTAGTAGGAGTAATTGAATCAAAAGTTGGTACTCGCGATTTAGATGTTCTCAACGGTTTATTAAATCCGATTCGCGGTTTACCCCTAACAACAGGATTGCTAATTTTAGCAGGAATGGCGAGTGCTGGTATCCCTGGTTTAGTTGGTTTTATCTCAGAATTTATCGTCTTTCAAGGTAGTTATCCAGTCTTCCCCGTACTCACATTACTGTGTGTTGTCGGTACAGGTTTAACCGCCGTTTACTTTGTAATTCTCCTCAACCGTACCTGCTTCGGTAAATTAGACAACAAAGCTTATTATCCCAAAGTCAACTTCCAAGAACGTTTCCCAGCATTAGTTTTAGCAGCAATAATTTTCATCTTAGGTGTACAACCTAACTGGTTAGTATGCTGGAGTGAAGCCACCTCCACAGCCATGATTTCTGCTATTAAACCAGTGCAGGAAATAGCGATTAATTACGACAAGTAG
- the petC gene encoding cytochrome b6-f complex iron-sulfur subunit has product MAQLSGSADVPDMGRRQFMNLLTFGAVTGTALGALYPVVQYFIPPSSGSGGGGVTAKDALGNDIIVSKFLADHKSGDRTLAQGLKGDPTYVVVQEDQTLANYGINAVCTHLGCVVPWNANENKFMCPCHGSQYDNTGKVVRGPAPQSLALAHATVTEDDKLSLTTWTETDFRTGEDPWWS; this is encoded by the coding sequence ATGGCTCAACTTTCTGGTTCTGCGGATGTCCCCGATATGGGTCGTCGCCAATTTATGAACCTTTTAACTTTTGGTGCGGTTACAGGAACAGCTTTGGGGGCATTATATCCAGTAGTTCAATATTTTATTCCGCCATCGAGTGGTAGTGGTGGTGGTGGTGTTACCGCTAAAGATGCTTTAGGTAACGACATCATTGTGAGCAAATTTTTAGCTGATCACAAATCAGGCGATCGCACTCTTGCCCAAGGGCTGAAAGGCGACCCCACTTATGTTGTAGTACAAGAAGACCAAACCTTGGCTAACTACGGCATTAACGCGGTTTGCACACACTTAGGCTGTGTGGTTCCCTGGAATGCCAATGAAAACAAGTTTATGTGTCCTTGCCACGGTTCTCAATATGACAACACTGGTAAGGTAGTACGTGGACCTGCGCCCCAGTCTTTAGCACTAGCTCATGCTACTGTGACCGAAGACGATAAGCTTTCCTTGACAACTTGGACTGAGACAGATTTCCGTACAGGCGAAGATCCTTGGTGGTCATAG
- a CDS encoding carbonic anhydrase, with amino-acid sequence MTAKNILNNVSRRNIIKFGAAAIGTSVVTAGIGSKFLSTQPAVANNDLTPDEALERLMEGNQRFISGKSNRPHQTLKDLQSVSASQKPFAAILSCADSRVPSEILFDRGFGDLFICRVAGNVATPEEIGSLEFGTLVLGAKVLLVMGHKNCGAVDATIKGAQVPGQIASLLDAIKPALAKLDPKKAAQLEAGIKANVVYQVAKLQESPVISKLVNDGQLKIVGAYFDFDSGKISWVS; translated from the coding sequence ATGACTGCTAAAAACATTCTCAACAACGTTTCTCGTCGTAACATCATCAAATTTGGTGCAGCAGCTATAGGAACAAGTGTAGTTACAGCCGGAATCGGTTCAAAATTCCTTTCTACCCAACCAGCCGTAGCAAATAATGACCTCACTCCCGACGAAGCATTGGAAAGATTAATGGAGGGAAATCAACGCTTTATTTCAGGAAAAAGCAACCGTCCTCACCAAACTTTAAAGGATTTACAATCAGTTTCGGCAAGCCAGAAACCATTTGCCGCTATTCTTAGTTGCGCTGATTCTAGAGTACCTTCAGAAATTCTTTTTGATCGAGGTTTTGGCGATTTATTTATTTGCCGTGTAGCTGGAAATGTTGCCACTCCAGAAGAAATTGGCAGTCTAGAATTTGGCACATTAGTATTAGGTGCAAAAGTTCTATTAGTAATGGGACATAAGAACTGCGGTGCTGTAGATGCCACAATTAAAGGCGCTCAAGTTCCTGGTCAAATTGCTAGTTTATTAGATGCAATTAAACCTGCTCTGGCAAAGTTAGATCCTAAAAAAGCTGCTCAATTGGAAGCTGGAATTAAAGCTAATGTTGTGTATCAAGTTGCAAAATTACAGGAATCTCCGGTAATTTCTAAGTTAGTTAATGACGGACAACTAAAAATTGTAGGCGCTTATTTTGATTTTGATTCTGGAAAAATTAGCTGGGTTAGTTAA
- a CDS encoding CO2 hydration protein, translating into MTTTTTATKLPPSTHEFPEVIHRLEAGGAMLPDTPENLMQIIGIYKAYAVPMDFYWRDLLYIAERVFLNPLPFFKYFIPKEYLELHNHYAGDDADLRIWRGEATAHPELLEFIEKGETGKMPKLFHHLWHDRVNMEFAEACMRAMLWHGRDMGWGKFDAYLDSDEYKANADKAIKAFFKNNPLMLGLYKLFPDMFYEQVRQLSYYSNLGLFWEVMAPVFFEMSDLYDEGKLKTVPEAMNFLVNGIFAIAGRPIYHHVYIGDECYEIIPKSKGFTWLYEAALPYVEAVFYRTAPFRGTKSYNAQVRQVPEDQKDFHYGILYADVFPVGTAGIPPTLLMQDMLHFLPKYLVDYYQQHCRGEDDALIQLGITFQRSMYCVTSAVIQALRTALLYPLDDQNPKHLAANRAFFEAQIDRFKRPEARLRDIQNQDYR; encoded by the coding sequence ATGACAACAACTACAACCGCCACCAAACTCCCTCCTTCCACCCACGAATTTCCCGAAGTAATTCACCGCCTAGAAGCAGGCGGTGCAATGTTACCAGATACGCCAGAAAACCTGATGCAAATTATCGGCATTTATAAAGCTTATGCCGTACCAATGGATTTTTACTGGCGGGATCTTCTCTACATAGCTGAAAGAGTATTTCTTAACCCTTTACCCTTCTTTAAATACTTTATTCCTAAAGAGTATTTAGAACTACATAATCACTACGCGGGTGATGATGCTGACTTAAGAATTTGGCGCGGCGAAGCAACTGCCCACCCTGAACTTTTAGAATTTATAGAAAAGGGTGAAACTGGCAAAATGCCGAAGTTATTTCATCACTTATGGCATGACAGAGTTAATATGGAATTTGCCGAAGCGTGTATGCGGGCGATGCTTTGGCATGGTCGAGATATGGGTTGGGGCAAATTTGATGCTTACTTAGATAGTGACGAGTATAAAGCAAACGCAGATAAAGCAATTAAGGCTTTCTTTAAAAACAACCCATTAATGTTAGGGTTGTACAAATTATTTCCAGATATGTTTTACGAACAGGTGCGACAACTGTCGTATTATTCTAATTTGGGTTTATTCTGGGAAGTAATGGCTCCGGTATTCTTTGAAATGTCCGATCTTTATGATGAAGGAAAATTAAAAACTGTACCGGAGGCAATGAACTTTTTAGTAAATGGAATATTTGCGATCGCAGGTCGTCCGATCTACCATCATGTTTATATCGGTGACGAATGCTACGAAATTATTCCCAAATCAAAAGGCTTTACTTGGCTCTACGAAGCAGCATTGCCTTATGTAGAAGCTGTATTTTATCGCACCGCACCCTTCCGAGGCACAAAATCTTATAACGCCCAGGTAAGACAAGTACCAGAAGATCAAAAAGATTTTCACTACGGCATTCTTTATGCTGATGTATTTCCCGTTGGGACTGCTGGTATTCCGCCAACATTGTTAATGCAAGATATGTTGCATTTCCTCCCTAAATATTTAGTTGATTACTATCAGCAACACTGCCGAGGTGAAGATGATGCGTTAATTCAACTTGGGATTACATTCCAGCGTTCCATGTATTGCGTTACATCAGCAGTAATTCAAGCTTTGCGAACTGCTTTACTTTATCCCTTAGACGATCAAAATCCCAAACATTTAGCAGCAAATCGTGCTTTCTTTGAAGCTCAAATAGATAGATTCAAGCGTCCAGAAGCTCGGTTAAGAGATATTCAGAACCAAGATTATAGATAG
- the petA gene encoding cytochrome f — MKKSSISARLISATQLLTKTIVIACATLAFFLAHDFALPQTANAYPFWAQQTSPETPREATGRIVCANCHLGAKRTEVEIPQSVKPDTVFEAVVKIPYDKSIQQVVGDGSKGSLNVGAVLMLPPGFKIAPEDRIPEEMKEKTEGLYFQPYKEGEDNVVIIGPLPGDQYQEIVFPVLSPNPKTEKGVYFGKYPVHVGGNRGRGQIYPTGGKTNNAIHNASVAGQITKIDNLGEDGYEVTIQPANGNAVVDTIPAGPEVVVSQGQEVKAGEALTNNPNVGGFGQVDGEIVLQNPDRIKGLLAFLAITMLSQTLLVLKKKQVEKVQAAEMNF, encoded by the coding sequence ATGAAAAAATCTTCTATATCCGCGAGATTAATTAGTGCTACGCAGCTATTAACCAAAACTATCGTAATAGCTTGCGCGACTTTGGCATTTTTCCTCGCACATGATTTCGCACTGCCTCAAACAGCCAACGCATATCCTTTTTGGGCGCAACAAACTTCCCCTGAAACTCCCCGTGAAGCCACTGGAAGAATTGTTTGTGCTAACTGTCACTTGGGCGCTAAACGTACAGAAGTTGAGATTCCTCAATCGGTCAAGCCTGACACCGTATTTGAAGCGGTGGTGAAAATTCCCTATGACAAGAGCATACAGCAGGTTGTAGGCGACGGTTCCAAAGGTTCTCTCAATGTTGGCGCAGTTTTAATGTTGCCTCCAGGCTTCAAAATTGCTCCTGAAGACAGAATTCCTGAAGAAATGAAGGAAAAAACCGAGGGGCTGTATTTCCAACCATACAAAGAAGGCGAAGACAACGTTGTAATTATTGGCCCATTACCAGGCGACCAATATCAAGAAATTGTCTTCCCAGTTCTTTCTCCTAATCCTAAAACAGAAAAGGGAGTTTACTTTGGTAAATACCCTGTTCACGTAGGCGGTAATCGTGGACGCGGGCAGATTTATCCTACTGGTGGAAAGACCAACAACGCGATTCATAACGCTTCTGTTGCAGGTCAAATTACTAAGATTGACAATTTAGGTGAAGATGGTTACGAAGTAACTATTCAACCTGCGAATGGTAATGCTGTGGTTGACACAATTCCCGCAGGTCCAGAAGTGGTTGTTTCTCAAGGTCAAGAAGTTAAGGCTGGGGAAGCTTTAACTAATAATCCTAATGTTGGTGGATTTGGTCAAGTTGACGGCGAAATTGTCTTACAAAATCCTGATCGAATCAAGGGGTTATTGGCTTTCTTAGCAATAACTATGTTATCTCAAACCTTGTTAGTTCTGAAGAAGAAGCAAGTTGAGAAGGTACAAGCTGCGGAAATGAATTTCTAA
- a CDS encoding alpha/beta hydrolase, protein MLPLKRLAIIKRFDKGFQSSLLWSATVTSLSFASILSSLMATPALAAEKLVLRLGPFQQSVNVADLDSFAKTGQLSTSLRPYGALLTPQVQQLLTKRLQVDPSIANKFIDDLLRAPEGNQLIKQIRVAIPDSTVTQVRIALALALRQANGLSAVSFLRAYPDDQITVDLSSAIAIALEINVPFIQSQSVTSLLESSLTVPSTSFSASFNPASPGKERINKRTITIQDTKRNRTIPVDIYWDQSSSGPLVVISHGFAANRESLTYLARHLASQGLTVAALDHPDSNFTTLPGASIGSKLTTGGVTGLLLPASEFINRPKDISFLLDQLAELNQQPGTLQGKLNTQQVSVIGHSLGGYTALAVAGGELHLDELRSFCQERSLFSKSGGDWLQCAAADLPQSRLQLQDKRVAQAIALNPVIGQLFGKTGLAKVNIPTLIWTSTGDALTPTLSHQLRPFSQLRGSKYLVTAIGGTHLSLSDPDNLNPQLAQTTLVREITGKEAEPMRQLLKGVSLAFIKQLTPEANNYQQFLTSGYAQSLSTPGLSLRLNTTLPSNLNAFVEFAQ, encoded by the coding sequence ATGCTGCCATTAAAACGATTAGCAATAATTAAAAGATTCGACAAAGGCTTTCAGAGTAGCTTACTATGGAGCGCAACTGTAACTTCATTAAGCTTTGCTAGTATACTTTCCAGCTTGATGGCAACTCCAGCACTAGCAGCAGAAAAGCTGGTTTTACGCTTAGGTCCATTTCAGCAGTCAGTGAATGTTGCTGATTTAGATTCGTTTGCTAAAACTGGTCAACTGTCAACATCTCTAAGACCTTATGGTGCATTACTGACTCCACAAGTACAGCAACTTTTAACTAAACGTTTACAAGTTGACCCTAGCATAGCTAATAAATTTATTGATGATTTACTACGAGCGCCAGAAGGGAATCAATTAATCAAGCAAATCAGGGTTGCAATTCCTGATAGTACAGTTACTCAAGTGCGGATAGCATTAGCATTAGCATTACGGCAAGCTAATGGTTTAAGCGCGGTTAGCTTTTTGCGGGCATATCCAGACGATCAGATTACAGTAGATCTAAGTTCTGCGATCGCGATCGCACTAGAAATTAATGTTCCCTTCATACAAAGTCAATCCGTAACCTCATTACTAGAGAGTTCCTTAACCGTCCCCAGCACCTCATTTTCTGCCAGCTTTAATCCAGCTAGCCCTGGTAAAGAGCGCATTAATAAACGAACAATTACCATACAAGACACAAAACGCAACCGCACAATTCCTGTAGATATCTACTGGGATCAAAGTAGTTCTGGCCCTTTGGTCGTGATTTCACACGGCTTTGCGGCTAATCGAGAATCTCTAACTTATCTAGCTCGTCACCTAGCTTCCCAGGGTCTTACTGTTGCAGCACTAGACCACCCAGATAGTAATTTCACCACGCTTCCAGGCGCATCAATTGGCTCTAAACTAACAACAGGTGGAGTAACAGGGCTACTATTACCAGCATCAGAGTTTATTAATCGCCCTAAAGATATTAGCTTTTTATTAGACCAACTAGCTGAACTTAATCAACAGCCTGGTACTCTGCAAGGGAAATTAAATACCCAACAAGTAAGCGTGATTGGTCACTCTTTAGGGGGCTATACAGCTTTAGCTGTAGCAGGTGGAGAACTACATCTTGACGAGTTACGCTCATTTTGCCAAGAACGTAGTTTATTTTCTAAGTCTGGCGGAGATTGGTTACAATGTGCTGCTGCTGACTTACCACAATCACGTCTACAACTACAGGATAAACGAGTAGCGCAAGCGATCGCTCTCAATCCTGTTATCGGACAATTATTTGGTAAAACAGGTTTAGCTAAAGTAAATATCCCGACATTAATTTGGACAAGTACAGGTGATGCTTTAACGCCTACACTCAGCCATCAACTGCGACCATTTTCTCAATTACGCGGTTCTAAATATTTAGTTACTGCTATTGGTGGTACTCACTTGAGTCTGAGCGATCCTGATAATCTTAATCCTCAGTTAGCTCAAACTACCCTAGTTCGAGAAATTACAGGCAAAGAAGCCGAACCCATGCGCCAACTCCTCAAAGGTGTGAGTTTGGCATTTATCAAACAATTGACACCAGAAGCCAATAATTACCAGCAATTTTTGACATCTGGCTATGCTCAATCACTCTCTACGCCGGGACTGAGTTTGCGTTTGAATACCACATTACCATCGAACCTGAATGCCTTTGTAGAGTTTGCCCAGTAA
- the tatC gene encoding twin-arginine translocase subunit TatC yields the protein MTPPEVETTLQESSNNQEEINGYLDSEDLDELPGDVEMSLFDHLEELRQRIFYALIGVGVGIIGCFLAVKPLVQLLEVPAKGIKFLQLAPGEYFFVSLKVAGYSGLLVASPFVLYQIIQFVLPGLTRRERGLVGPVVLGSSVLFFVGLVFAYLMLIPAALNFFITYGEGVVEQMWSIDRYFEFVLLLLFSTGLAFQIPIIQILLSFLGIVSSGQMLSGWRFVVVGATILGAVLTPSTDPLTQSLLAGAVLGLYFGGIGLVKVLGR from the coding sequence ATGACCCCTCCAGAAGTAGAAACTACACTCCAAGAAAGTTCAAACAACCAAGAAGAGATCAATGGTTATCTAGATAGTGAGGATCTAGATGAACTGCCAGGTGACGTTGAGATGTCGCTATTTGACCATCTGGAGGAATTGCGGCAGCGCATTTTTTATGCGCTCATTGGTGTTGGCGTAGGTATAATTGGCTGCTTTTTAGCAGTTAAGCCACTTGTGCAACTGTTGGAAGTTCCAGCTAAGGGCATTAAATTTCTACAGTTAGCGCCTGGGGAATATTTTTTTGTTTCGCTTAAAGTAGCTGGTTACAGTGGTTTGCTGGTAGCAAGTCCGTTTGTGCTTTATCAGATTATCCAGTTTGTGTTACCAGGACTAACTCGGCGCGAACGTGGATTAGTGGGGCCAGTTGTTTTAGGGTCGAGTGTACTATTTTTTGTTGGGCTGGTTTTTGCTTATCTGATGTTAATTCCTGCTGCTCTCAATTTCTTTATCACTTATGGGGAAGGTGTTGTTGAGCAGATGTGGTCAATTGACCGCTATTTTGAATTTGTGTTGTTGTTGTTATTTAGTACAGGATTAGCTTTTCAAATCCCCATAATTCAAATATTGTTGAGCTTTTTAGGGATTGTATCATCTGGGCAAATGCTTTCTGGCTGGCGTTTTGTAGTTGTAGGAGCAACAATTTTAGGAGCAGTTTTGACACCTTCGACTGACCCCCTGACTCAAAGTTTGTTGGCTGGTGCTGTACTGGGTTTGTATTTTGGGGGTATTGGTTTAGTTAAAGTTTTAGGTCGTTGA
- a CDS encoding DUF3067 family protein, which produces MTGQELRQLLLNKWGFSYDIQLRRTQGKIFVQIMWKYLEQASFPLSEGQYATHLDEIASYLDALGGAEQVQEYIEQTRDRPRLGKAVSIPLDLGERSSEWLI; this is translated from the coding sequence ATGACTGGACAAGAGCTACGGCAACTGCTGCTTAACAAGTGGGGATTTTCATACGATATTCAGTTGCGCCGCACTCAGGGCAAAATTTTTGTGCAAATAATGTGGAAATATCTAGAGCAAGCTTCTTTTCCGCTCTCGGAAGGACAATATGCGACTCATTTAGATGAAATTGCCAGTTATTTAGATGCTTTAGGTGGGGCGGAACAGGTGCAAGAATATATAGAACAAACGCGCGATCGCCCTAGACTTGGTAAAGCAGTTAGTATCCCCCTAGATTTAGGCGAACGTTCTTCGGAATGGTTAATCTGA